The genomic segment GGCCCTCGCGGGGCAGCTCCTCTACTACCCCGTCACGGACGCGCGCTTCGACACCGGCTCGTACGAGCAGTTCGCCGAGGGCTACTTCCTCGCCCGCGAGGGCATGCGCTGGTTCTGGGACCAGTACACGACGGACCCGGCGGCACGCGCGGGGATCACCGCGTCCCCGCTGCGGGCGACGACGGAGGACCTCGCCGGGCTGCCCGAGGCGCTCGTCGTCGTCGCCGAGGCGGACGTGCTGCGGGACGAGGGCGAGGCGTACGCGGCCAAGCTGCGCGCCGCCGGCGTCCCCGTGACGGCGGTCCGCTACGGCGGGATCATCCACGACTTCGTCGGCCTGAACCCGCTGCGGCGCACGTACGCCGCCGAGGCGGCCATCGCCCAGGGCGTCGCCTTCCTGTCCCGCGTCCTCGGCACGGACGAGGCAGCCGGGGCCGGGCGTGGCTGACACCGCCGAGCTCCTGCGGGCCAACCTGCTCGACGTCTTCGGCGAGCGGGACCCCGAGCGGCGCCGGGCGGCCATCGAGCGGACGTACGCCCCCGACGTCACCTTCTCCGACCCCGACGAGACCGTCACCGGGCACGACGCGCTGGGCGCCAAGGCGCAGCGGATCCTCGACGAGGCCCCTGGCTTCGTCTTCGCCCCCGCGGGGCCGGTCCTCGTCAACCACGACCTGGGCTACCTCGCCTGGGGCTTCGGGCCCGCCGGGCAACCGCCGGTCGTGCGCGGCGCGGACGTCGCGCTGGTCGCCGACGGCGCCATCAGCAGGATCTGGACCTTCCTCCTGGACTGAGCCGGCGGCCCCGGCCGGGACCGTCCCTGACGGCGGCGCGGGCGTCACGCCCGCGCCGCCTCCAGCAGGACGTGCAGCCGCTCTCGGGAGTGCAGGTCGTCCAGCACCTCGGCAGCCCGCTGCGCGCTCGGAGCCCCACCCGCCGCGAGCCACTGCTCGACCGCGTCCTCGAGCAGGTGGCCCAGCTGGGCGACGAGCATGCCGAACTGCCCGAGCCGGCGCAGCCGCGCGGGCCCGCCGGCGGCCTCGTACGCGGCGACGAGCCCGCGCGCCCGCGACGGGTCGTCCCGCGCGAACTCGAACAGGACGTAGCCCAGCTCCTGCGCCGGGTCCGCGGGGCCGCTCTCGTCCCAGTCGAGGACGCAGAGGCCCCCGCCCCGGGTGCCGCGGAGGTTGTCCGCCCACAGGTCGCGGTGGCAGGTCAGCAGGTCCTCGGGCGGCGACACGAGGGCGTCGAGCGCGACCAGCTCGGCCCGGGCGGCCGCGAGGGACGCGCCGAAGGGGGCGCCGGCGGCGAGCGAGCGGGCCGCGAGGCGGTCCCAGGCGGCGGCGCCGACGGGCGCGCCGTACCAGGGCCCGACCGGGCCCCGCGCGGGCCCGCCCGCCCGGTGCGCCGCGGCCAGGACCCGCCCCACGGCCGCGGGGTCCAGCCGGTCGTCCGGGGGGTCGACGTCCACCCACCCCTGCACCCGGACCGCCCGGCCGTGCAGCACCGCGACCGCGGCCCCCTCCCGCGTACGGCGCACCGCGGGCGCCGGCACCCCGCCCCGTCGCGCCGCCTCCTGCAGCCGCGCCGCAGCCTCCGCCGCGCGGGTCGTCCCGGCCACGGCGGACGCGTCGCCGACGGGCGCGTCCGCGACCTTCACCGCCCAGGTGCCCGTCGTGGTCACCAGGCGCCGCACGGCACCCCGCAGCCCCCGCGCCGCGGGTGCCGCGGGCACGACCACCACGTCCCCGAGCCCGAAGCGGTGCGCGACCTCCGCGGCGTCCACCGAGCCCCGGCCCCCCGGTCCCGGCCCTCAGCCCTCGAGGACCTCGCGCAGCCGCTTCCCGAAGGCCTCGGGCTCGCCGGTCTGGCCGTACTCGCCGCCGAGGAAGCCGCCGTGGTCGCCGGGGAACACCGTCAGCTCGACCCCCAGCCGGCGGGCCATCCCCTCGGCGCCGCGGCGGGCCATCTGGGCGCCGGACGCCTCGCCGGCGGCCACGACGACCCGCGTCGGCGCCACGCGCAGCGCGGCCAGGTCGTGCTCGTGCCCCGTGCTCGCGAGCATGTTCCGGCCGAGCAGGGGGTCGTCGCGGGTGCCGTCGTCGTCCGCGGGCATCCCGAAGGCGGCGGGGTCCGGCGGGTCGGCGAGGAAGCCGTCCGGGAACGGGCCCTCGTGCGCCACGACCGCGATGAAGGCGGCCATGCCCGCGCCGTGGCCCCGCTCCTGGTAGACCTCCGCCACCCGGCGGCACGCGGCCAGCGCCTGCTCCCGGTCCGGCAGCACCGGCGCGGACGCGGGCTCGTGCGCGACGAGGGTCCGCACGTCCCGGGGGTGCCTGACCACGAGCTCGAGGGCGTTGACCGCGCCGCCGCTGCTGCCGAACACGTCCACCGGACCGCCGCCCACCGCCCCGACGACGGCGTGCAGGTCCTCGGCGTGCTCCGCCACCTCGGTCCGCACCCGCCCCGACGTGACCCGGCTGCGCTCCACGCCCCGCGGGTCGTACGTCACCACGGTGCGGTGCGGGAAGTGCCCCGCCAGCGTGGCGAAGCCGGCGGCGCCCATGGGCGACCCGACGAGCAGCAGCGGCGGCTCGTCGCCGGTGCCCTCGCGGACGTCGTACGCCAGGACGGCGCCCGGCACCTCCAGCGTGCGCGTGGTGGGCTCGGTCATCGCGGTCTCCTCGGGCTCGTCCGCCGCCATCATCCGGTACGACCGTCGCCCGGGGCCGGGCTCATCGGCGCGGGGAGCGTCCGCCCCGCGCGGGCCCCCGGTGCGCCCGCGAGGGGGCGCTCAGCAGCAGGACAGGGTGAGCGTGCGGCCCACCGCGCTCACCGAGTCCGGGACGAGCCGGTAGAACACGTTGGCGCCGCGGCGCTCCTTCTCGACCAGGCCGGCCTGGAGCAGCTGCTTGAGGTGGTGGCTCACCGTCGGCTCGCTCAGCCCCACGGCCGGCGCGAGGTCGCACGTGCAGGCCTCGAGCGCGGGCCGGGCCAGCAGGTAGCTGACGAGCTGCACCCGCACCGGGTCCGCGAGC from the Vallicoccus soli genome contains:
- a CDS encoding nuclear transport factor 2 family protein, which codes for MADTAELLRANLLDVFGERDPERRRAAIERTYAPDVTFSDPDETVTGHDALGAKAQRILDEAPGFVFAPAGPVLVNHDLGYLAWGFGPAGQPPVVRGADVALVADGAISRIWTFLLD
- a CDS encoding phosphotransferase enzyme family protein, which gives rise to MDAAEVAHRFGLGDVVVVPAAPAARGLRGAVRRLVTTTGTWAVKVADAPVGDASAVAGTTRAAEAAARLQEAARRGGVPAPAVRRTREGAAVAVLHGRAVRVQGWVDVDPPDDRLDPAAVGRVLAAAHRAGGPARGPVGPWYGAPVGAAAWDRLAARSLAAGAPFGASLAAARAELVALDALVSPPEDLLTCHRDLWADNLRGTRGGGLCVLDWDESGPADPAQELGYVLFEFARDDPSRARGLVAAYEAAGGPARLRRLGQFGMLVAQLGHLLEDAVEQWLAAGGAPSAQRAAEVLDDLHSRERLHVLLEAARA
- a CDS encoding alpha/beta fold hydrolase, with the translated sequence MTEPTTRTLEVPGAVLAYDVREGTGDEPPLLLVGSPMGAAGFATLAGHFPHRTVVTYDPRGVERSRVTSGRVRTEVAEHAEDLHAVVGAVGGGPVDVFGSSGGAVNALELVVRHPRDVRTLVAHEPASAPVLPDREQALAACRRVAEVYQERGHGAGMAAFIAVVAHEGPFPDGFLADPPDPAAFGMPADDDGTRDDPLLGRNMLASTGHEHDLAALRVAPTRVVVAAGEASGAQMARRGAEGMARRLGVELTVFPGDHGGFLGGEYGQTGEPEAFGKRLREVLEG
- a CDS encoding ArsR/SmtB family transcription factor — its product is MPKTLPVLEDTAPLRCGPLDAAPGALPYETAVALAVRLKALADPVRVQLVSYLLARPALEACTCDLAPAVGLSEPTVSHHLKQLLQAGLVEKERRGANVFYRLVPDSVSAVGRTLTLSCC